ACTGAGCTTCCCATATGACCAATGAGTTTGGGTTCTCCATAGAGTAACCCAATTCAAAGCCCAAAACAGCAAATTCTGACAGGGAACTGTTGAAACAATTGCAAACATCAGACCAGGCCAAAACAAAGCCAGATCGGTTATTAAAAGGAAAATAATCAGGTATAAAAATATAGTATCCTTGTATATTTATATTATATAGCAGCTCTTAACCTCAAGGTTATGATTCCTTAAAGAACAACACCACCAAAACTTGTTTTCACCTGAAATTAAATTCACTAATTTGGCCAGTTATGAGGGTGCAAAGTGTTCAGTTCTGTTTTCTTCCTTGAACTACCAAAGAGAGCTGTCTCATTTCATTAAGAAAGAAAGAGTACAGCAAGCCTTCTTAAAATAACCTGACAGGGAGCATGTGCATATCAGCCATAAAATCCAAAGACCGTtaaaactttttcatcattcactACTGTATCTAGATTGTTTTAATCTGATTACTAATAATTCTCTACTCCCTCTGTCCGTTTGAATTGGACGTTTTAGGTCATCTAGCTTGTCCACAAATTTTGTCATGCTCGGAACCCAAGACCACTGTCCACTCTCTACCATCATGTCAGGCATCCTAGCATTTCGTAGATGCAATTCGTTTAGCGTCTTTTGGTTGGAGCGGCAAGCGGCGCTGGTTGGGTGACGCTTGGGGCAAAGCACCAGCTTGCTTGTAGTAGCTTTTATTTGCATTGTAACTAACGCTTAATTAAGAGAAATGAGGGTTACATGTGTCATTTCAGCTCTCCCATAATCTGTCCCAAAAAAACTAGAACGCCCAATTCAAGCGGGCGGAGGGAGTACTTGTTATGCTTGTTTAACAGTTTGTTCCTTGTATACATCATGTCAGTGGTCAGTGTCTACAGTGGATGGAAATAAGAAGTATTTACACAACACATCATTAAGGAATCCTATTCCTGGCCTGTGTTTCTGGCTTTCTGCTGCACCTTACATGTGTTTCTCAATTTACCAGTACAAACCTTGTAGCATTATCTCAGAAGTCCAAATAATTAATGATAGCACAGTACCCACACATCAATAGTAAGTACAACAATAGACATAACACTGATAGCACAGCAACATTATTTTACCTGACAATGTTTGACATATGGATATGCAATGCCTCATTTATTTAATTGTTTTATTGCTGCTCATTAGTCATTATGTGGAAACAGGAATCAACTAGTGCAGCTGGAAAAAAAACTGGTTCGGTTTTGGGTCTATCTGGTTATTGTAATATTTCATGTTTCCTATAAAAGGCGAACTTACGCTGTTAAGCCATGCCCCATGCACATCCCTAACTGGAACAAGTCATTAGTATATTGTTCATACCTGTTGCTCACAGTAAAAAGCTCCTCATCTTGGTTCATAACAAGATGATCCAGTGGGCAGTACTGCTCTCCAGTTTCTTGGTCATGGAGGACAGAATGACGGTGGCTAAATGTACCCCTCTCAACATCCTGACCACTTAACCTGACATGGTTCCCCTCAATGATAAGAGTAGCAAAAGCAAGTGCTTCACCAACTGCCCAATCAATGCCTTCTCCAGTCTCGATCATCTGACGCCTCTGATAAAAAATCTTCTTCACAGCCCTGTGAGGATTGAAATTTTCTGGTAGAGTAGTCATGGCTTCTCCAACTCGTTTTAGAATCTCTGGCTTGACTCTGCACGGTTGATTGTCAGATATAGATCACTTAAAATGTGAAGAAACGCAGAAAGAGTCAAACTAAACAGGAAGATCTATTTACCCAGTGTTTTGGATACGCGAAATCTGCTCTGGTGACTTGAACCCAGTCCAGTAAGCTGAAAGCCAGTCCCTCTTGTTGGGAACATAGTCCTTGCTGTTCTGGAATTCCTCATTAAGTATAGTGCTGACCTTCTTGTTTAACTTATCAATATCTTCCTTTGAGATCTTTCCAGACTCTAACAACTTTCTTTGATAAATCTCAAGCGCACTTGGATGGTTCCTAATCACCTGGCACAAACAGAAAACTTTCCAAATGTGATGGGCACAATCACACATTTGACGGTGACAAATAATACTGAAACTCCACCAAATTTGATTATTCAGAATCAAGGTTGATTTCAGATTTCGAAGATTTCTTCTGATTATGATACCAAAAAATACATGATAGATTCATATTTTTTTCTGCCCTTCAGCATCTAACTAGATGGGGTACAAGATACAAAGAAGAGTGTGTACCTTGTACATCTTAGGTTGGGTGAAGGACGGCTCATCAATTTCATTATGGCCAAATCGCCGGTAGCATACAATGTCCACCACTACATCTGAATGAAATGTCTGTCGCCATTCTGCAGCGAGCTCACAGACATGAACCACGGCCTCCAAATCATCACCATTAACATGAAAAATCGGCGCATCCAATGCTTTCGCTACATCTGTGCAATACTGAGAGGATCTCCCTGACCTTGGATCAGTAGTGAAAGCAACCTGATTGTTGACCACGATATGTATTGTCCCACCAGTGGTGTAGTTTTCAAGGGCACTGAGATGCAGTGTCTCATACACAACGCCCTGCCCTGAGAAACTACCATCACCATGCAGCAACACACCCAAATTCTTGGTCCTGTCACGGTCATTGGAATAGTACTGTTTCGCTCTTGTCTTCCCAGCAACAACAGGATCGACTGCTTCCAAATGACTTGGGTTCGCAACCAGTGACAGATGGATATGTTTCCCGCCCCTGGTAGGCCTGTCATATGAAGTTCCAAGATGGTATTTGACATCACCAGTACCTGTATACAACCCCTCCCCTTCATTGACAGGCTTGGTACCACCACTAAACTCACTAAATATCTGTCGCAAGGGCTTCCTCACAACATTTCCCAAGACATTTAACCTGCCTCTGTGCGGCATCCCAATGACAATACTCTCTACACCAAGATCAGCTGCTCTGTCAAACATCTCCTTCATGCCAGGGATCAGAGTCTCAGCGCCTTCAAGACCAAACCGTTTTGCAGTCGTCCACTTGGTCGCCAAGAAATTCTCAAACTGTGTACTCCAGATAAGCCTATCCAGCATGACCTGACGACGATCATAAGTGTACTCCCTTGGGTTAACTGTTTCGATCCTATCCCTGAGCCAGTTGCACTTCTCCCTGTCAGGTATGTGCATGTACTCATACCCAATGGTGCCGCAGTAAGCCTGCTCGAGCCGCTCCAGCACGGAACGCAGTGTCTGCACTGGCCGGTTCTCGGACAAGAACCCAGCCATCATCCACACCCCAAGGAAGAATTCACGGTCCAAGTCTGCCTCAGAGAATCCATAGAACCCCGGGTCCAGCACATCCGGGACTGGGCGCTCCTCAAGCCCCAGTGGGTCGAGCTTGGCCTTCAGGTGGCCGCTCACCTGGTACGCCCTTACGAGCAGCAGCAGCCTCATGCTCTCCTGGATGGTCTGCCCGGAGAGGCCAGGCGAGGTGGCGGCAGCCTGGCCGACGAAGTTGCGGAAAAAGTTGTCCCAGGACTCGTCGACGGAGTTGGGGTCGGCCTCCCATGCTCGCTGCAGCTCCTCGAGGTAGACGCTACTGGTCCCGTCGAGGAAGCTGTCGGTGAGGCGCGAGAGCGGCACCgcacggggcgcgggcgcggcgaaCCTGCGCGGGCGTGTGGAGTGGAAGTACCGCGCCGGCATTGCACCCGGGACGGCGCCACCGCTGCCGGCGAAGGGGCTCGCTGCGGCGCGCGAGAGGTTCCGCCGCAGCGCCAAACGAGCCAGACCGGACGCCGCCCGGAACAGCCCCATTTTCAGATCAAGGTCGCTTCACCAAAAATCGATCGCAAAATGTATGTGTCTGACTGTGGATTGCCGGAATCTAGCCTGCCATCAGTCGCCGCGCACGTGATCGATCGCACGTCCCCCTCTGCACCAGAACAGGAGATTTGATTAAGATCTCTATATAGAGAGCGGCAGGAACAACAACAAATTAGGCACCGAAATTCCAGTGGAAGGGGGCTCGTGGAAGGGAACTGAATTTCGCACGTACTGCTTCTGGGCTTCCCAAATCAAACTAAATCTCGATCGATTACGCACCGCACAGATCAATAATCACAGCAAAACTGGCATATCGGTCCTCATCCGAGATCGGTCACTCCGTACAGGGCACTGATGAACGCGATCTCTCCCCACAACCCTAGAGAATTAAGAACAATCACTAAGCTGATTCCGCAGCAAACAACCGATCGGATCACGACAGAAAACCGCGTGACGGAATCCGGCACGGAGGGCGCAACGAGCGGGCGGGGCTTACAGTGGGCGAGGTCAGCTGGAGCGGGGGAGACGGGGAGTAGAGGCCTGTCTCGCGCCGCGCTCCGGTTGTTCGGGAAAGGAGGATGGGAACGGTTATGCTTCGAGGGCGAGTTATTTGCCCGTTCACCATTATCAAAGGCGGGCTTCGCCCAATTGCCATCATGGGCAATGTGCTTCGCTACTCTGCCAGTTTCAAACAACGGTTCACAGATATAATGCCATTTGTACTTCTTCACTGACCTGGACGTTAACTCTTACACTTTAACTGACAATTATACCCTTGGCTCTTAACGTTGTTAACTGTACACGAACGAAGTTGGTGCCTAGACTGACTGCACACCTCCAAAACTGTACACGTCCAAACTGCTCACAGTTTCAGAGTTTCAAATACCCTATTCAGACCAAGCATTCACACGTTAATTGTACCCTTGGCTCTTTTCACAGTTTCTAGCGCACAGCATTCACATGCATTCAGACCAAGCAAAAAAATGCACATGTTTTCAGCAAAAAAACAGCATTCAAATGACAAAGCTGGCGCAAAGTTTTCAGCACACCAAACGACAAAATTCACATGAAATTTCAGAGGTGTTCACAGTTCAAATGACCTCATAGATGTTCACAGTTTAGACTCACTGGTTTCATATATGTTCAGAAAGCTAGATAGTAAATTTTACACACATTCGACCCATACAAAGAGTCACACAGTTCATACATATTGATTTCAGACAGGTTCAAACAGACACATTCAAATATTTgttgttcttcttcttccttggtgTCATTCACTTGCTGTCAGGTTCTTCTTCCTTGGTGTTATTTTTTTTGCAGGCTTTGCATTCTTTATTGTTGCAAGCTTTGTTGGCGACACATTCAAATATTTGTTGCTGCCAAGGTTGAAGTCAGCCTGCTCGCTTGTGCTCTCCCCAAGCAACATAGCAAGCCCCTGCAAAAAAATGAATTAGAATGCAGTTATAATTAGTTGCAACACAGATAACTTCACAAATAGTGCTGACCTTCTAGTCAATCTAACAGGGCTATCCTGTAATATTGTTTCTCTATTTGGTCTGATAGGACTTGATATGATAGCATTTGTCTCTTGCACATCTTGGTATGCATTAGCTGTCTCTTGCGCAGTTTGGTCTACAGCAGCATTTGTCTCTTCCACATTTTGGCCTCTCCTTTTTGTTGGTAGTTTGGCATTCTCTCCATACTTAGTGGTATTCTTTCGtggtttcctcttcctcttttttGTTCCATTTAGCGAACACTTGTAGCTTGTTTCTCCGTGCCCTAGCTCTCCACATCTTTTGCACTTTCTTTTTCCTCGGATCATTTGTTTCTTTGTCCCCCATTCAGCTTCTACAGCAGCCACCTTTGCATCTTTTTTGGGTTTTCCACCACCTCCACCCTCCAAACAACTTTTGATCCTAAGTTTTCTCTGTCTACCAGCAAGCCTTTTGTCCAGTGGTGCTCCAACAACAAATGGCAAGTCCACTTCAGGCCATTGTGTTCTGTCAGGAAGTGGCTCAATCAATCTTGAGTATGCTTTCCTAAACCTCTCAACAGAATAATATTCATGCACAAAGTCTTCCATGTTTACATCTACTGTTTGTTGTGCTGTGATCAAAGCAAGAGCATGTTGACAAGGTTTACCTGTTTGCTGCCATTCCTCACAAGTGCAGTGATGCAAATAAGACTTCACCACATGCCTGTTATGGGTGCTGCTACTATCCAAAATCTCTGCAGAAATGCAGTTAGCCTTAACAACAGATAGATGTCCTAATCCCCTAGTCCTTGCTTTTAATTGATGTATTATTGCAGGAAGGATCCTTCCACTAAGTCTTTCTCCAATAATTCTCCTCTTGTTCCACAACACCATTACCATCTGCCTATACTTGTCAGCAAGTTCATGTACAGGCAAGTCTTTGAAGTCCTTAATCCAATTATTGAAGACTTCTGCAAGATTGTTTGTGATGTAATCACATTTGATTTCTGGGTTGAATTCACTCCTCCTCCATAACAGTTTGTGGTTTTTGTCTAGCCAATCCTTGGCATCAGGGGAAGCCTCTACAACTTGGTTGAAAAAATACTGAGACACCTCTTTCCTATAGGCTCTTGCCGTTGGATACATCTTTGAGAAAATATCACCACCAAACCTCTTAACAAAATTATTCATCAAATGCCTGAAGCACTCCCTTTGCTCAGCTCGAGGGAACACCACCAAACCTCTTAACAGAAGTCTTCCTGTAACTTGTCCCTCAGCTCAACAGTCTTCATGGCTGGTTTCTTTTGCAGGATATGAACAGCTTTAGAAGCTACCCAAGCACTAGTGGGTGTAGTGGTTTTCCTTCTTGCACTTGAGGTACAGGTGTGTCCACCAATCAGCACAGTCACCTGAATACATAAAAAAATCATAAATCACTAATAGCTTTACTGAAACAATAAAATACATGCTATGTACAAGAAACATAATAGACTAATAGTTGCACCAAAAAATACCATAACAGTTTTCCCATCTGGTTGTCTCCGTCCAACAATATGCCAAGGACATCCATCTCCTTTGCAATACCCAATGTACCTAGCTCGGTCAGTTTTTGCAATGTGAAGCTCAAATTCCTCATTTATGGCAAATTGACGCATAGCCAATCTAAACTCTTTCATGTCAGGATACACTGTGCCAATACTCATGCTGGGCTTATCTGGGTCATGCACAAACACTCTCTCCTCAGGCACATCATCATCAACTGGAATCTCTGCGCCAAAACTATCATCCAAAAGATGAGGAGCCTCACCATCAACCCTCCCTGCCTCACTATCAACCCTACCAGCATCACCATCATT
This portion of the Zea mays cultivar B73 chromosome 2, Zm-B73-REFERENCE-NAM-5.0, whole genome shotgun sequence genome encodes:
- the LOC100383579 gene encoding 2-oxoglutarate dehydrogenase E1 component isoform X1, encoding MGLFRAASGLARLALRRNLSRAAASPFAGSGGAVPGAMPARYFHSTRPRRFAAPAPRAVPLSRLTDSFLDGTSSVYLEELQRAWEADPNSVDESWDNFFRNFVGQAAATSPGLSGQTIQESMRLLLLVRAYQVSGHLKAKLDPLGLEERPVPDVLDPGFYGFSEADLDREFFLGVWMMAGFLSENRPVQTLRSVLERLEQAYCGTIGYEYMHIPDREKCNWLRDRIETVNPREYTYDRRQVMLDRLIWSTQFENFLATKWTTAKRFGLEGAETLIPGMKEMFDRAADLGVESIVIGMPHRGRLNVLGNVVRKPLRQIFSEFSGGTKPVNEGEGLYTGTGDVKYHLGTSYDRPTRGGKHIHLSLVANPSHLEAVDPVVAGKTRAKQYYSNDRDRTKNLGVLLHGDGSFSGQGVVYETLHLSALENYTTGGTIHIVVNNQVAFTTDPRSGRSSQYCTDVAKALDAPIFHVNGDDLEAVVHVCELAAEWRQTFHSDVVVDIVCYRRFGHNEIDEPSFTQPKMYKVIRNHPSALEIYQRKLLESGKISKEDIDKLNKKVSTILNEEFQNSKDYVPNKRDWLSAYWTGFKSPEQISRIQNTGVKPEILKRVGEAMTTLPENFNPHRAVKKIFYQRRQMIETGEGIDWAVGEALAFATLIIEGNHVRLSGQDVERGTFSHRHSVLHDQETGEQYCPLDHLVMNQDEELFTVSNSSLSEFAVLGFELGYSMENPNSLVIWEAQFGDFSNGAQVIFDQFLSSGESKWLRQTGLVVCLPHGYDGQGPEHSSARLERFLQMSDDNPYVIPEMDPTLRKQIQQCNWQVVNVTTPANYFHVLRRQIHRDFRKPLIVMSPKNLLRHKDCKSNLSEFDDLAGHPGFDKQGTRFKRLIKDQNNHKDLEEGINRLVLCSGKFQVYYELDEERRKTERTDVAICRVEQLCPFPYDLIQRELKRYPNAEIVWCQEEPMNMGAYSYINPRLLTAMKALGRGGIEDIKYVGRAPSAATATGFYSVHVQEQTELVQKALQRDPINYPF
- the LOC100383579 gene encoding 2-oxoglutarate dehydrogenase E1 component isoform X2 — its product is MGLFRAASGLARLALRRNLSRAAASPFAGSGGAVPGAMPARYFHSTRPRRFAAPAPRAVPLSRLTDSFLDGTSSVYLEELQRAWEADPNSVDESWDNFFRNFVGQAAATSPGLSGQTIQESMRLLLLVRAYQVSGHLKAKLDPLGLEERPVPDVLDPGFYGFSEADLDREFFLGVWMMAGFLSENRPVQTLRSVLERLEQAYCGTIGYEYMHIPDREKCNWLRDRIETVNPREYTYDRRQVMLDRLIWSTQFENFLATKWTTAKRFGLEGAETLIPGMKEMFDRAADLGVESIVIGMPHRGRLNVLGNVVRKPLRQIFSEFSGGTKPVNEGEGLYTGTGDVKYHLGTSYDRPTRGGKHIHLSLVANPSHLEAVDPVVAGKTRAKQYYSNDRDRTKNLGVLLHGDGSFSGQGVVYETLHLSALENYTTGGTIHIVVNNQVAFTTDPRSGRSSQYCTDVAKALDAPIFHVNGDDLEAVVHVCELAAEWRQTFHSDVVVDIVCYRRFGHNEIDEPSFTQPKMYKVIRNHPSALEIYQRKLLESGKISKEDIDKLNKKVSTILNEEFQNSKDYVPNKRDWLSAYWTGFKSPEQISRIQNTGVKPEILKRVGEAMTTLPENFNPHRAVKKIFYQRRQMIETGEGIDWAVGEALAFATLIIEGNHVRLSGQDVERGTFSHRHSVLHDQETGEQYCPLDHLVMNQDEELFTVSNSSLSEFAVLGFELGYSMENPNSLVIWEAQFGDFSNGAQVIFDQFLSSGESKWLRQTGLVVCLPHGYDGQGPEHSSARLERFLQMSDDNPYVIPEMDPTLRKQIQQCNWQVVNVTTPANYFHVLRRQIHRDFRKPLIVMSPKNLLRHKDCKSNLSEFDDLAGHPGFDKQGTRFKRLIKDQNNHKDLEEGINRLVLCSGKVYYELDEERRKTERTDVAICRVEQLCPFPYDLIQRELKRYPNAEIVWCQEEPMNMGAYSYINPRLLTAMKALGRGGIEDIKYVGRAPSAATATGFYSVHVQEQTELVQKALQRDPINYPF
- the LOC118476322 gene encoding uncharacterized protein isoform X1, whose translation is MNNFVKRFGGDIFSKMYPTARAYRKEVSQYFFNQVVEASPDAKDWLDKNHKLLWRRSEFNPEIKCDYITNNLAEVFNNWIKDFKDLPVHELADKYRQMVMVLWNKRRIIGERLSGRILPAIIHQLKARTRGLGHLSVVKANCISAEILDSSSTHNRHVVKSYLHHCTCEEWQQTGKPCQHALALITAQQTVDVNMEDFVHEYYSVERFRKAYSRLIEPLPDRTQWPEVDLPFVVGAPLDKRLAGRQRKLRIKSCLEGGGGGKPKKDAKVAAVEAEWGTKKQMIRGKRKCKRCGELGHGETSYKCSLNGTKKRKRKPRKNTTKYGENAKLPTKRRGQNVEETNAAVDQTAQETANAYQDVQETNAIISSPIRPNRETILQDSPVRLTRRGLLCCLGRAQASRLTSTLAATNI
- the LOC118476322 gene encoding uncharacterized protein isoform X2, whose amino-acid sequence is MDSNLSDTVSMLDGEPELTLAVVDPIVAIDDMPQAQHIDWNTLQIVERQDEEGRLEVIDEDQLYNLLGLTVDVETPSIDGMGNDGDAGRVDSEAGRVDGEAPHLLDDSFGAEIPVDDDVPEERVFVHDPDKPSMSIGTVYPDMKEFRLAMRQFAINEEFELHIAKTDRARYIGYCKGDGCPWHIVGRRQPDGKTVMVTVLIGGHTCTSSARRKTTTPTSAWVASKAVHILQKKPAMKTVELRDKLQEDFC